Proteins encoded within one genomic window of Rhododendron vialii isolate Sample 1 chromosome 1a, ASM3025357v1:
- the LOC131335746 gene encoding pentatricopeptide repeat-containing protein At3g62470, mitochondrial-like, whose protein sequence is MGLSNLRIPNLNGQLFHFSAASAAVLRPIYHGQTTAGRGQQVRRLLYGIPLPLPRLLHFTHDYSLHVTGIQIPHLLPHPSPPPLLPPRQETLQTLAPNFTANRDFSRVSKGYSNSDGNSTFQTLAPYPGTRSGFSFISNGYFDSDGSSSLEPLAPNFTSNRDVSRDSNGFSNSDGYSTFQARAPNPGTRSGVGSISNWYFDSDGNSSMDPLTPNFTSNRDVSRVSNGYSYYDGYSTFEARTPNRGTSSGFGGISNGYFYSDANSSLRSVTPNFTTGRDFCRVPCGYSVSNGYSKFESLTSNFRTRRGFCVVSNGRSDSDADSESDTENVEKIEAGNVESKADLKEVERVCKVIDELFALDRNMEAVLDSCGVNLTHDLVVEVLERFRHARRPAFRFFCWAGQRAEYSHDSRTYNKMMFILGKTRQFETMVTILEEMGDKGLLTIETFEIAIKAFCEAKERRKAVGIFELMKKYKFKVGVDTINCLLDSLGRAKLGKEAQLMFDKLKERFTPNLRTYTVLLNGWCRVKNLMEAVRVWNEMIDKGFKPDIIAHHTMLEGLLRCRKRSDAIKLFEVMKAKGPKPNVRSYTILIRDLCKQMKMREAVDYFEEMAKSGCDPDAAVYTCLITGFGNRKEMDKVYGLLTEMKEKGLPPDVQTYNALIKLMTNKRMPDDAVMIYKKMIKCGLEPTIHTYNMMMRSYLETRNYEMGYAVWEEMNRKGCCPDDSSYIVLIGGLIRQGRSQEACQYLEEMIEKGMKAPQLDYNKFAADFSRAGKPDILEELARKMKFSGKFEASNVFSRWGEMMKKRVTRRDPV, encoded by the coding sequence ATGGGTCTTAGCAATCTGAGAATACCGAACCTCAATGGCCAACTCTTCCACTTCTCCGCCGCCTCCGCCGCCGTTCTACGCCCTATCTATCACGGACAAACCACCGCCGGAAGAGGACAGCAAGTGCGCCGCTTGCTTTACGGTATCCCTCTGCCCTTGCCTCGTCTGCTTCATTTTACTCATGATTATAGTCTCCATGTTACTGGTATTCAAATTCCACATCTTTTGCCACACCCATCTCCACcccctctcctccctcctcGACAAGAAACACTGCAAACCCTAGCCCCAAACTTCACTGCTAACAGAgatttttctagggtttcaaaggGGTATTCAAATTCTGATGGTAATTCAACGTTTCAAACCCTAGCACCATACCCTGGTACTCGTAGTGGTTTTAGTTTCATTTCAAATGGGTATTTTGATTCTGATGGAAGTTCATCATTGGAACCCCTGGCCCCAAACTTTACTAGTAACAGAGATGTTTCTAGGGATTCAAATGGGTTTTCGAATTCCGATGGGTATTCGACGTTTCAAGCTCGAGCCCCAAACCCTGGTACGAGGAGTGGTGTTGGCAGCATTTCCAATTGGTATTTTGATTCTGATGGAAATTCATCAATGGACCCCCTAACCCCAAACTTTACTAGTAACAGAgatgtttctagggtttcaaatgGGTATTCGTATTATGATGGGTATTCTACATTTGAAGCCCGAACCCCAAACCGCGGTACTAGTAGTGGTTTTGGTGGCATTTCAAATGGGTATTTTTATTCTGATGCAAATTCATCATTGCGATCCGTCACCCCAAACTTTACTACTGGAAGAGATTTTTGTAGAGTTCCATGTGGGTATTCAGTTTCCAATGGGTATTCAAAGTTTGAATCCCTAACCTCTAACTTTAGAACTAGGAGAGGTTTTTGCGTTGTTTCAAATGGGCGTTCAGATTCCGATGCCGATTCTGAGTCGGATACTGAGAATGTTGAGAAAATTGAGGCAGGAAATGTTGAATCTAAGGCAGATTTGAAAGAAGTGGAGAGGGTATGCAAGGTGATCGATGAATTGTTTGCTTTGGATCGGAACATGGAGGCGGTTTTGGACTCGTGTGGTGTCAATCTTACCCATGATTTGGTGGTGGAGGTATTGGAGCGGTTCCGCCATGCGAGGCGGCCGGCATTTCGGTTCTTCTGCTGGGCAGGGCAGAGGGCGGAATATTCTCATGATTCGAGGACTTACAACAAGATGATGTTTATACTCGGGAAGACTAGGCAATTTGAGACTATGGTGACAATACTTGAAGAAATGGGTGACAAAGGGTTACTCACAATTGAAACATTTGAGATTGCTATCAAGGCCTTTTGTGAAGcaaaagagaggaggaaagcAGTTGGGATTTTCGagttgatgaagaaatataAGTTTAAAGTTGGAGTTGATACCATCAACTGTTTGCTTGATTCTCTTGGAAGAGCGAAACTTGGTAAGGAAGCTCAACTTATGTTTGACAAGTTAAAAGAGAGGTTTACTCCAAATTTGAGGACGTATACGGTTTTGCTAAATGGGTGGTGTAGAGTGAAGAATTTAATGGAGGCAGTGAGGGTGTGGAATGAGATGATTGATAAAGGTTTTAAGCCGGACATTATTGCCCATCATACAATGCTTGAAGGTTTGTTGAGGTGTAGAAAAAGGTCTGATGCTATCAAGCTGTTTGAGGTCATGAAGGCCAAAGGTCCAAAACCTAATGTTCGAAGCTATACAATCTTGATTCGGGACTTGTGCAAGCAAATGAAGATGAGAGAAGCTGTTGATTATTTTGAGGAGATGGCTAAATCTGGCTGTGATCCGGATGCTGCAGTTTACACTTGTTTGATTACAGGGTTTGGGAATAGAAAAGAGATGGACAAAGTTTATGGGCTGTTGACAGAGATGAAAGAAAAAGGGCTCCCACCAGATGTGCAGACTTACAATGCGTTGATAAAATTGATGACGAACAAGCGAATGCCTGACGATGCAGTGATGATTTACAAGAAGATGATTaaatgtggtttggaaccaacAATCCACACTTACAATATGATGATGAGGTCCTATTTGGAGACGAGAAATTATGAGATGGGTTATGCAGTTTGGGAGGAGATGAATCGGAAGGGTTGTTGCCCTGATGATAGCTCTTACATTGTTTTAATTGGAGGGCTTATAAGGCAGGGAAGATCACAGGAGGCTTGTCAATATCTAGAGGAAATGATAGAGAAAGGAATGAAAGCTCCTCAACTTGATTACAACAAGTTTGCTGCTGATTTCTCTAGAGCTGGAAAACCTGATATATTAGAGGAGTTGGCCAGAAAGATGAAGTTTTCAGGAAAATTCGAGGCCTCCAATGTCTTCTCCAGGTGGGGTGAGATGATGAAGAAAAGAGTTACGAGAAGAGATCCTGTTTAA
- the LOC131317349 gene encoding F-box protein At5g07610-like, whose translation MDALSDLPPTAEVIANNVDLLTQILLFLPAKSLIRFKSVSKQWLSLVSDSRFAAKHHCRNPRPSISGIFLGWKYTNQSCKCVSLQGDPTGPSLDYLHRNGVVYRIKIVCSSNGLLLCSVFNVYIDHYLVCNPTTQKYTAIHEPRPGVFSSGVHALLAFDPSKLPRYKVVFLRYCYQRVGTSYVQIDIYCSESASWKQIRAPCRSLLQAVFCRGVIYWFGYETVMSGFDVDSEKMIEMKKPLEVRPMQVRYFGECGGRLILIQTPNRCAMAFEILEMDKDDCRWIVKCFVHLGPLQSVSPQLKSEYCKYYVLYVLKGEMETDFELVLTFPEKTICYNLKSNSWNSWNVLHVPRGQRISPLDSCDTAFPYVESLYPL comes from the coding sequence ATGGATGCTTTGTCGGACCTTCCACCCACGGCCGAAGTAATCGCCAATAACGTTGATCTCCTTACTCAGATCCTTCTATTTTTGCCGGCCAAATCCCTGATCCGATTCAAGTCCGTGTCCAAGCAATGGCTATCTCTCGTATCCGACTCCCGATTCGCCGCCAAACACCACTGCCGAAACCCTCGGCCCTCGATTTCGGGCATTTTCTTGGGCTGGAAATATACTAATCAAAGCTGCAAGTGTGTCTCGCTTCAGGGCGACCCGACTGGGCCCTCACTCGATTACCTCCACCGCAATGGAGTTGTATACCGAATAAAGATTGTTTGCTCTTCCAACGGACTGCTGTTATGTTCTGTTTTTAACGTATACATTGATCATTACCTTGTTTGCAATCCAACTACACAGAAGTATACAGCAATTCATGAACCCAGACCCGGCGTGTTTTCATCTGGGGTACATGCTTTATTGGCTTTTGATCCTTCAAAGTTGCCTCGCTATAAAGTTGTGTTTCTGCGTTATTGTTATCAACGTGTTGGAACTTCCTATGTTCAAATCGATATCTATTGTTCGGAGAGTGCATCTTGGAAACAGATTCGTGCACCCTGTAGAAGCCTTTTACAAGCGGTGTTTTGTCGCGGAGTAATCTATTGGTTCGGTTATGAGACTGTTATGTCGGGGTTTGATGTTGATTCGGAGAAGATGATAGAAATGAAAAAACCTCTGGAAGTTCGACCCATGCAAGTGAGGTACTTCGGAGAATGTGGCGGCCGTTTGATTCTTATTCAGACTCCAAACCGGTGTGCCATGGCATTCGAAATCCTTGAGATGGACAAGGACGATTGTCGCTGGATTGTGAAGTGTTTTGTCCATCTTGGACCCTTGCAATCTGTATCCCCTCAGTTGAAAAGCGAATACTGCAAGTATTATGTTCTGTATGTTTTGAAGGGCGAGATGGAAACTGATTTCGAACTCGTGTTAACTTTTCCGGAGAAGACAATCTGCTATAATCTGAAGAGCAATTCATGGAATTCATGGAATGTGCTTCATGTGCCTCGAGGTCAACGAATTTCTCCTTTAGATTCTTGTGATACTGCTTTTCCCTATGTTGAATCCCTATACCCTCTTTGA